The following coding sequences are from one Gossypium raimondii isolate GPD5lz chromosome 4, ASM2569854v1, whole genome shotgun sequence window:
- the LOC105766714 gene encoding UPF0481 protein At3g47200, producing MESSSPDSSNNSREIGHNFKITRMRSAAADGEGNRIIHIMEGNENHLASMHRKISEPPRLLTISAGRPSCCIFRVPESLVEVNGQAYQPRIVSIGPYHHGKPQLRMIEEHKWRYLGFLLKRIEEKGLVLDDLLKVLQPLEAKARYCYSETIQLGSDEFLEIMVLDGCFIVELFRKVGNIVSFEPDDPIISMLWILPFFYRDFLRLENQIPFFILQCLFELTKMPDEKSGRSLSMLALEFFNNAMLRPDEVIAKFHDLKGQHLLDLVRASFIPSEQDHEPSKVSAPTRLIHPISKLRRAGIKFLPRKSDSFLVMKFRHGVIEMPPITIDDFMSSFLLNCVAFEQCHQSRIKHFTDYATMLDCLVNTYKDVEYLCECNIVENYFGTEGEIARFINNIGKDTAFDINNCYLSELFRDVHQHYRNSWHVQWASFKHTYFETPWSFISALAALILLLLTIAQTFFTIYAVYKPEK from the coding sequence ATGGAATCATCATCACCAGATTCTTCAAATAACTCTAGAGAAATTGgacacaattttaaaataacaaggATGAGAAGTGCAGCAGCAGACGGAGAAGGCAATCGTATCATACATATTATGGAAGGAAACGAGAACCACTTAGCTTCCATGCACCGGAAAATCTCCGAGCCGCCGCGTTTGCTGACCATCAGTGCCGGAAGGCCCTCATGCTGCATCTTCAGAGTCCCAGAGAGCCTGGTTGAGGTCAACGGCCAGGCCTATCAACCTCGTATTGTCTCGATAGGGCCATATCACCATGGGAAGCCTCAGCTTAGGATGATTGAGGAGCACAAGTGGCGTTATTTGGGCTTCTTGCTCAAAAGGATAGAAGAAAAAGGCTTAGTATTGGATGACCTTTTGAAGGTTTTACAGCCCCTGGAGGCGAAAGCAAGATATTGTTATTCAGAAACTATTCAACTTGGCAGCGATGAATTTCTGGAGATAATGGTTCTTGATGGTTGCTTCATTGTTGAATTGTTTCGTAAAGTTGGAAACATAGTCTCATTTGAGCCTGACGATCCTATAATCTCCATGTTATGGATCTTACCCTTTTTTTACAGGGATTTCCTTCGATTGGAAAATCAGATTCCCTTCTTTATTCTTCAATGTCTATTCGAGTTAACAAAGATGCCTGACGAGAAATCTGGCCGGTCCTTATCCATGCTCGCTTTGGAATTCTTCAACAATGCAATGTTAAGGCCAGACGAAGTTATTGCAAAGTTTCACGATCTGAAAGGCCAGCATTTGCTCGATTTGGTCCGTGCAAGCTTCATTCCTTCCGAACAAGATCACGAACCGTCCAAGGTTTCTGCCCCGACACGGTTAATCCATCCAATTTCCAAGCTCCGCCGCGCAGGAATCAAGTTCCTTCCTCGGAAATCCGATAGCTTCTTGGTAATGAAATTCCGGCACGGCGTGATCGAAATGCCTCCAATAACCATAGACGATTTCATGAGCTCTTTTTTGCTCAACTGTGTGGCGTTCGAGCAATGCCATCAGAGCCGCATCAAGCACTTCACGGATTACGCTACGATGCTGGACTGCCTGGTGAATACCTACAAGGATGTCGAATACCTATGCGAGTGCAACATTGTGGAAAACTATTTCGGAACTGAAGGCGAAATCGCACGGTTCATCAACAATATAGGTAAAGATACTGCATTTGATATTAACAACTGTTACTTATCTGAGCTCTTTAGAGATGTTCATCAGCATTACAGGAATAGTTGGCATGTTCAGTGGGCGAGCTTCAAACATACTTACTTTGAAACACCATGGTCGTTTATATCCGCATTAGCTGCCTTGATCCTCCTTTTACTTACCATCGCACAGACCTTCTTCACAATTTACGCTGTTTATAAACCTGAAAAATAA